GCGTCTTCAAAAAACATTTCATAAAAATCACCTAGCCTAAAAAAAAGAATTTCGTTGGTGTGTTTACTTTTGATTTCGCGATATTGCTGCATCATGGGTGTATAGCTTACAGCCATGTAAATCTCCTCTTCCGAATTATTAGCCCAGTAACTGACCTTTAAGTAACCAAGTCTGGGCTTTCTGGATGGTAACATTAACAAGCTTACCAGGCAGTTCGTTTCCTACCTTATCCCACAAAACTATTTTATTAGTTCTTGTTCTCCCCATCATTTTACTATCATCGTTTTTACTAGCTCCTTCAACCAGTACCTCTAATCGCTGATTTTCAAGCTTTTTATTAATCGATAAACTTATTTCATTTTGCTCATCCATTATTTTTTGCAGCCGTTCTTTTTTCACAACTAGTTCAACTTGATCAGCCATTGTTGCAGCCGGAGTCCCTGAACGCTTTGAGTATAAAAAGGTATAGGCAGCATCGAATTTAACCAATTTAATAAAGTCTAATGTTTCCTGAAATAGCTCGTCAGTTTCTCCTGGAAAACCAACAATTAAATCTGTAGTTATGCTTGCATTGGGAATATTTTTTCGAATCTGCGTAACTAATTTAAAGTAATAATCGGTGTTATATCCACGATTCATTCTTTTTAGTATCTCATCACTACCCGACTGAATAGGTAAATGAAAATGCTCACAAACCTTCTTGCTTTCACGAATGGTTGAGATTACCTTATCATACATATCCCGAGGATGAGATGTCATATACCGAATTCTTTCAACTGATTCAATACCATCAACAGCATTTAACAAATCAGCAAAATCAAACTGTCCCCCGCTATCTTTGCCATAGGAATTAACATTTTGCCCAAGAAGAGTTACTTCTTTGAATCCCGCCTGCCCTAGCTGGGAAATTTCCTGTAATATATCCTGTAACGGTCGACTGCGTTCACGCCCACGAACATAAGGCACTATACAGTAAGTGCAGAAATTATTGCAGCCATACATAATAGGTACCCATGCAGAAATGTCGCCTTTGCGCACAGTAGGGACATCCGGAGCTAATCGCTCAGCTTGATCCCATACCGCCAG
This sequence is a window from Veillonellaceae bacterium. Protein-coding genes within it:
- the miaB gene encoding tRNA (N6-isopentenyl adenosine(37)-C2)-methylthiotransferase MiaB, translating into CQMNEHDTERLAGMLKSIGYTYSDQLESVDLILINTCCVRESAEKKIYGKIGELKRLKAANPNIIIGIAGCMAQKDKDKIFKKAPHVDFVIGTHNIHELPDIVKEINNSKETVLAVWDQAERLAPDVPTVRKGDISAWVPIMYGCNNFCTYCIVPYVRGRERSRPLQDILQEISQLGQAGFKEVTLLGQNVNSYGKDSGGQFDFADLLNAVDGIESVERIRYMTSHPRDMYDKVISTIRESKKVCEHFHLPIQSGSDEILKRMNRGYNTDYYFKLVTQIRKNIPNASITTDLIVGFPGETDELFQETLDFIKLVKFDAAYTFLYSKRSGTPAATMADQVELVVKKERLQKIMDEQNEISLSINKKLENQRLEVLVEGASKNDDSKMMGRTRTNKIVLWDKVGNELPGKLVNVTIQKAQTWLLKGQLLG